In Zingiber officinale cultivar Zhangliang chromosome 3B, Zo_v1.1, whole genome shotgun sequence, a single window of DNA contains:
- the LOC122055498 gene encoding LOB domain-containing protein 4-like has protein sequence MKEAAGRRRQSAAASPCAACKLLRRRCVQGCVFAPHFPAEEPRKFACVHKVFGASNVSKLLQEMAEQHRGDAVRSLVFEADARVRDPVYGCVALISSLHRQIQSLQAQLALSQAHILHLRMRRTAAAHLASGDHITSASASSLSLEVDQTARFY, from the coding sequence ATGAAAGAAGCAGCAGGTAGGAGGCGGCAGAGCGCGGCGGCGTCGCCGTGCGCGGCGTGCAAGCTCCTCCGGCGGCGGTGCGTGCAGGGCTGCGTGTTCGCGCCGCACTTCCCAGCGGAGGAGCCGCGCAAATTCGCCTGCGTGCACAAGGTGTTCGGCGCCAGCAACGTCAGCAAGCTCTTGCAGGAGATGGCGGAGCAGCACCGAGGAGACGCCGTGAGGAGCTTGGTGTTCGAGGCGGACGCCCGGGTGCGCGACCCCGTCTACGGCTGCGTCGCACTCATCTCCTCCCTCCACCGCCAAATCCAATCCCTCCAGGCTCAGCTCGCCCTGTCCCAGGCCCACATCCTACACCTCCGCATGCGTCGCACCGCCGCCGCTCACCTCGCCTCAGGCGACCACATCACTTCCGCCTCCGCCTCCTCTCTGTCATTGGAAGTCGATCAGACGGCTAGATTTTACTAG
- the LOC122055497 gene encoding dof zinc finger protein DOF1.6-like, with protein sequence MGVETGESRRRRAAEGEPALAAGAGRERCPRCESRDTKFCYYNNYNMSQPRHFCKSCRRYWTLGGTLRNVPIGGASRKRLRPSPAPAGAPEFRALPPLASTDAVAASDSPAGRGGPLFPGGGAGLLGMEEAFVPSRAGFGLGLGLGLGCGAARAAAEEMGFGGLGHHALLWSHSLLDEPGDAWRVGSSGAGGNLAWPDLAISAPSDGGGAPARDFH encoded by the coding sequence ATGGGGGTGGAGACAGGGGAGTCGCGGCGGCGGCGGGCGGCGGAGGGGGAGCCGGCGCTGGCTGCGGGAGCTGGAAGGGAGCGGTGCCCGCGGTGTGAGTCGCGGGACACGAAGTTTTGTTACTACAACAACTACAACATGTCGCAGCCCCGGCACTTCTGCAAGTCCTGCCGACGCTACTGGACGCTCGGCGGCACGCTCCGCAATGTTCCCATCGGCGGCGCCTCCCGCAAGCGCCTCCGCCCTTCGCCGGCTCCCGCCGGCGCCCCCGAGTTCCGAGCCCTGCCTCCGCTGGCATCGACTGATGCGGTGGCAGCCTCCGACTCGCCAGCCGGCCGCGGTGGCCCTCTATTCCCCGGCGGCGGCGCCGGGCTGCTCGGTATGGAGGAGGCTTTCGTCCCCAGCCGCGCAGGGTTCGGGCTGGGGCTCGGGCTGGGGCTCGGTTGCGGCGCCGCCAGGGCAGCTGCGGAGGAGATGGGGTTCGGTGGCCTGGGCCACCACGCCTTGCTTTGGTCCCACTCGCTGCTCGACGAGCCGGGAGACGCGTGGCGGGTAGGAAGCAGCGGAGCCGGCGGGAACTTGGCGTGGCCGGACCTCGCCATATCCGCTCCATCCGACGGAGGCGGCGCTCCGGCGAGGGACTTCCACTAA